The genomic DNA AATGTCTAAAAGTTTTAATAAACTTTTTGTTACATACAATCTAGGATATGATGTTGATTTTTATAATATATTCCTTGTAGGAGTTCCAATTAGTAAAGAGTTTAATTATTTTGTAGAATATTATAATAATACGTTGATAGATAGAGTACATACTGGAGTTACATGGATTTTTCATAAAGACATTCAAGTAGATATTAATGGAGGATGGATGGAAAATGAAGAATGGTATGGAGGAGTAGGATTATCTTTCAGACTGAGGTAAAAGCAATTGAAAATTATAGAAAAAAGGTTGGGGAATTCCCCAACCTTTTTTAATGGAACAAAAAGAATATTTGGTTTTGATAAGAAAGTATATTATGGACCGAAGTAAAAGCGTTTTTTCTTTTTTTTGATGTGTTAGAAAAAGAAATTAAGAACAAAAACAATACATCATTTTGCAATTTAGATAAAGAAAATAGTCCTCATTTTCTTTTAAGATGATTTTTAAATTGTGTTTTTAATTCTATCTCTGATATCAGTAAGAGTTTGGTCGCTAAGTAGCTTTCCATCCCTAAAAACCTCCTTTAAAGCCCCCTTTTTTTCTTCATTCCAACTTACCTGATCATACAATTTATAAATGCCATTTTCTTTTTCGACTTTCAATAGTCCTTTGGCAGACTTTTTAGTTCCATCATCAGTAATAGGATCTTTAAAAATTTCTCTTCCTTTTCCAGCAACTTCTCCATAAGTGGCTTTCATTGCAAAGCCAAAAGTATCACGAGTATTATACTGATAGGTAAAAGAACCAATGCCTAGTACAACGTTAGTAGAAGCAAAGCCTTTTTGCTTTAGGCGTTCGCAAATTTCGGTAGCCCTTTCAAGGGTAATACTGTCTCCATAAATAGCTCCAATATGACCATCTAATTCTTTATATCCTTTGGTATTTGTACTTCCTCCAAAAGTATCCCAAAGCAGTTGAATGACTCCTTTCTTCTCTGCATTCGTCTTTCCGTTAGGATTTCCACAAATGATAGCAACAGGATCACCACTATCAGGTCTAATGACTACTTTACCGTTACGAGCAACCACTTCTTCTTTCAGATTAGGAAGGTACTCGGTAAGTACTTTCCATAAATCCCAAGTATCAGAAACAATAGAAACAATTCCGCTAGGATATACTTCTGTAATTAGTCGTTTAAAGGTTTCTTGCTCTCCTATATTAGTTCCCATACACATTACAGAATGTTCTGTAGCAGGAACAGACCCACCCACCAACTCTGTGTTAGAATCAGCATGATAATATGTTTCTAAAAAATCTATTGCAGGAATGGTATCAGTTCCGGTAAAACTTAAAAGGTGCCCTGCTGCACTAACGATAGCAGCTTCTAATCCCCCCATTCCTCTCATAGAGAAATCATGGCCTTGCCAATCAACAAGCTCAGGAGTAGAAGAAGTTTCTTCAGCATAGTTATCTAATATTTTTCGATACTCTTTAGCAATAGTGGCAGAATTACAAGGCAGCCAAATTGTAGTAGATAGTAAAGTTTCAAAATAATTAGTTAGCCAGAAGAAGTTAGGCAAAGTATTATACATAGTAAACATTGGTACTTTGATAGGTACTGATGCTCCCTCTGGCAAAGCTTTGATAACCATAGGGATATAT from Tenacibaculum maritimum NCIMB 2154 includes the following:
- a CDS encoding nicotinate phosphoribosyltransferase encodes the protein MNPLLYTDGYKVDHRRQYPNQTTLVYSNWTPRKSRIQGIENVVFFGLQYFIKKYILEDFENNFFKQPKKIICEKYNRRINNYLGDNAVGIKHIEALHDLGYIPMVIKALPEGASVPIKVPMFTMYNTLPNFFWLTNYFETLLSTTIWLPCNSATIAKEYRKILDNYAEETSSTPELVDWQGHDFSMRGMGGLEAAIVSAAGHLLSFTGTDTIPAIDFLETYYHADSNTELVGGSVPATEHSVMCMGTNIGEQETFKRLITEVYPSGIVSIVSDTWDLWKVLTEYLPNLKEEVVARNGKVVIRPDSGDPVAIICGNPNGKTNAEKKGVIQLLWDTFGGSTNTKGYKELDGHIGAIYGDSITLERATEICERLKQKGFASTNVVLGIGSFTYQYNTRDTFGFAMKATYGEVAGKGREIFKDPITDDGTKKSAKGLLKVEKENGIYKLYDQVSWNEEKKGALKEVFRDGKLLSDQTLTDIRDRIKNTI